CTAAGTTTGATCTACATTTGTTCTCTTTAATGCATTTCCTGTTATCATGTTAGCGGCAGTTCAGTTAATTTTTTCATGGCTTTGAGATCCTGTTATGTTGATATTTAAGGCAATGTTATGTTGGTTCGAGCTGGATTCGAGTATTTCCATGCCTGAGCTATGACTTGATTTTCTAATATCCTGATACGTGTGACTTGCTTGCAATATTATGTTGCCTTCAAGCTGGATTTGAATGGTGCCATGGCTAAAGATCTTACTTGTTTACTTGCTCCATTTTATATCAGAATTGTCACAAGCACGGGGTGATGCACCGCGACCTCAAACCAGAGAACTTCTTGTTTGGAAGCAAAAAGGAAAATGCCCCTCTGAAAGCCATCGATTTTGGGTTGTCTGTATTTTTTATGCCAGGTAGGTTGTAATAGTATAATACTATGAGAATATTTGATTAGTATCCTATAACCTTGGCCGGTTACTATACTGCAGCGTGAAACTTATAATACCTTTAAATCCCTGAGTTGCTACAAATTCATGAAAAATCATTTGATGGTCATTCTAGTCCATGAAGTCGTAGGTGCCATATTGTGTAGGGTAACTTAAAGGATTTCTGATGCCTTTGCTGGTTTTCTTTTTGCTATGCAGGTGAGCGCTTTACTGAGATAGTTGGCAGTCCTTACTACATGGCTCCAGAGGTTTTAAAGCGAGATTATGGCCCAGAAGTTGATGTCTGGAGTGCAGGAGTTATCCTATACATCCTGCTTTGTGGTGTGCCACCATTTTGGGCAGGTAATTTCCTTTCTTGGAGAGCCAAAAAGAAAGAACATTCCTGGAAGGGATGCAGTTTGATGTCAGATCCATTGTTGCTACTACGTCTATTAATAAGTGAACTGTATCGAGAAATATAATTAAGTCTTTATGATATGTCATTCAGTATCTATTAGCTAATTTAACAACTAGTGGCTATTGCAGAATCAGAGCAAGGCATCGCACGAGCAATAATCCGCTCGGTAATCGATTTCAAAAGAGACCCATGGCCAAAGATTTCTGATACTGCCAAAGACCTTGTCAAGCGGATGCTCGATCCAGATCCTAAGAGACGTTTGACAGCTCAggaagttcttggtaaatcttcaaTACCTAAATGCTCTTCAATAAGCGACTACTCTGAATCGGCATTTTCTGCTTAACTAAATCATAACCTAACTAGTTTGAGGAAACAAAAGCTTCCATTACATTTCCAGCAATGTGAGGTAATCAAAGTTATGAATATTATCAAGAAATGATGGAGGCCGGTAAGGCATCCTTGATTATTTTCATCTGGTTGTGTGTTAAAATCAAGTAGCACTGTAATTTGACAAAAACTTGCAATTGAATACTTCCACTTGTTCTTAGTCTTTACAAGTTAATCCATCTGCACCACAGAGGGATTTTATCTACATCCGAAGTAACTCTTCTGGCATATCTTTTTTGCATTTTCGAAGCATTTCCCTCACAATCTACATTGCATTGCAGATCACCCTTGGCTGCAAAATGCCAACAAGGCTCCCAATGTTAATCTTGGTGAAACTGTTCGTTCAAGACTCCAGCAATTTTCGGTGAtgaataaattaaaaaagaaagctcTTAGGGTAAGAATCTGTTACATGAATAAATCACTTATCCTGTTCGCACTTTAGTGGTCATGTTCTTCACATAATTCTCATGTTAGGCAATATCAAGATCCACAACTTTTTATGTGTTCCTTGTGCTCTGCCAGACTTCAATGCTGACACATTTTGAGACCACATGGCTGTAGGTGGTGGCTGAACATTTATCTGTGGAGGAGGTTGCTGACATAAAGAATATGTTTGAGAAGATGGATGTAAACAAGAAAGGGCAAATAACACTAGAGGAgttaaaatatggtttgcataagCTGGGACACCATATTCCTGATGCAGATGTCATAATACTAATGGAAGCCGTAAGTTTCTCCTCACGATTACTTAAAGGTGTTATTTGGTCTATTATTAAATCTTAAGGGCACCATCATGTGTGGTCTCACGATGGCCATCATCTTCTGTTTCCTTCTTAGAAATTATTTCTTCAGCAGATCTGAATATGGATATTCGTCTTTTCCTACCCTGAAGGGGGAAGGAAGCTGAATTGTTTCATACAATAATATAGGGCATTTAAGTTGCATTCCATCTGCTTTTAGAGTTTAGTGAACAAACATTATTCGGCAAAACCAGATTCGACTGTCTTGCCCAAGTGTAATTTGCAACAAATACAAGTGTTGAACATGAAAATTTACTCCTTTTAATTCGAATTCATCTACCTTCTTCATGACAGGCTGATGCTGATGGAAATGGCTCCCTGGACTATGGAGAATTTGTTGCCGTCTCCATCCACCTAAAAAAGATTGGAAACGATGAACACCTGCACAAGGCCTTTCAATACTTCGATCAAAATAAGAGTGGATATATAGAAATCGAAGAGCTCAGGGACTGTTTGGCTGATGACTTGGGTCCGAATCATGAAGAAGTGATTAATTCCATCATTCGTGACGTAGACACAGACAAGGTAACATCGATCACTTTCCAATTTCTTCATATTTTGTTTCCTCTGCTTTGAATTAAGAGAAACAAAGAAAACCTTCATAGGGTGTAAAAACATTAGAGCAGatctgttgaagatattgatTTCTACTTGGTTGGTGAGAAGAAATCACCTTGTGTTGATGGCCTTTATCATATTAAGACactaacaagttgaaattttttaCTTCTTTTTAATCTCAGGACGGAAAAATAAGTTACGATGAGTTTGCAGCGATGATGAAGGCAGGTACGGATTGGAGGAAGGCATCAAGACAGTATTCAAGGGAGCGGTTCAATAGCCTAAGCTCGAAACTAATGAAGGATGGATCTTTACAGCCGAAAAGTGAGGGTAGTTGAGAACTGGACAGACCTACATATGCATAGTTTGAACTCGATATCTCTTTTATTGGCTTTGCATTACTCCTTCTTTCTTGAATACCTTTCGGGCCATCCATCAGTTCCTTCACCTCGTTTCTTCATTAATTTGGTTTCTGTTATATGAAATGGAGATTGTTGACATTTGGGATTCATAAAATGTGTGAATACACCGGATGTCATTTGGTTGTATGGTAATGTAGATATCTTTGTGTTTCTATACTGTTAAATCAGGGATGTGGATGCTGGCATTTCCACAGGATTGAAGGAACAGAAATGCTTCCTTGTAACCTTACACCTTGAAAATATATCTGATTCATATATGATATCTGATCTTTGAGCTTCCTACTCTCTCTTAGTCTCTGTTGCAAGCTCAAAGTTATACTGTTCCAGCTCATAATTGAGGCTATCAGAGTTTGTTTTTATCCTTCAAAGTATCTTGTAACAATTTCACTTAGTTGAATCTGATCAGTAACTCACAGTCCGATCAGATTAGTCTATTCCATATATCATCGTTTCTGATCATTACATGGATATATAAATAGGGTTCAAAAGGTTTCCAATTCATTTATCCTTAATGGAAAAATATTCTTTTCTGGACGAAAGAACATTCGCCATGAGGAGAACAAGCTTCAGCCAGTTGCATGAGGCTGTTCCTGTTCGATGCAAGAGTACATCTTATACTCCCAGTTATTAACTGAAGAACACATCCATTACTGCAATTGCTTGCCAGGCTGCAGCTTAGACGAAGCCACCCGCAGACCTAAAACTTTTTTTCCTCCCTATACAAACTTCATTGACCTCTCAGATCAACACTTGGCAGTTTCTTTTCATGGATCAGCAACCATTTAAGAAGGGAAAAGCATCAGCCCCTTCAGCTCCTTGATGCATGCCATCCTTGTCGTGGAGCCTTTCTTCAGATAATGCTCGAACTCCCATTTGTATCAAGTACTCCTCCAAGTCACTTTCCAGCACAACACAGAAGGAACACAAAGGCATGGGGAGAGATCTCCAAGCTTGACGTTGCAACAGGGACCACTGTTTTCTCATATGATTGCTTTCCAaggagaagaaatgcattacatctTCCACTCGACTAAAATACAGACGATCATTATCAGATCATAGATCGTATTCCACCAATCTATCTATCTTTCAGCTGCAGTTTCCTCTCAGGAACTTGGAAGAAGAACACATTGACGAAAGGAATCGAGCCACTGATTCTTTTGGTCTCGAGAGACAAACTTTTCCTCGTGCTCAGTGCATGTTGACATCTCATCGCCTTAGAAAATGGTATGGAAGATAGAGAAAACGGGAGCAGGAATTCTCATGACTCACTGGAGATGCACTGCTTATAATCTTGGAAGGAGAAGAAATGGAGAGACAGAGAATGGAGTTCTCATGCCCTTGCGCGGGACCATATGCGGTGGATGTGAAGACCCACTTAACACCTATCTTGTTTGCTTCAACCACGTGTAGATAAGATTCCTCCTTTATAATACGATAAAAGCACAAGAATACAAAGGAGATGACGATGTCACCATCCAACCCCGAAACCACGTGGAAGGAGTCTACAAAAGTTCGCATTATCTCGCATAttaattactattattattagtcCAATCTGATCTGCTCATCATGGACAAGTGTCATCTAACTTATATATATTGATcaaagatataaatatatatgatcgAATTAAAATGTCATGCTTTCTTTGCATCAAGATTAGCGACTGTCCATTGCACCGTGGGATCGGGCATTTCACGATTCTCAAAGCATGATCCACGGTTGTGGGACGGTATGAATCACTCTTTGATGTCCTGTTCATGTCGGATCGGATTTGACCGCACCACGGAGTCCAGTTCAATAGGCTGACCTTGGATCCGGTACGGCGCACCCGATTCGCGGACTCCACCCTGGATTCCACTTGAGCAGAGTGTATCCCTGCCCTCGAGACACGCACGGGAACTCGTCGGTGACCAGCCTTGACTACGTACCCTGTCCCTACCTTTTCGCGTCGTTTCGGCCTGTGGACCAGCGGGCCCCGTTGTGATGCCGAATCACAAGGAAGGCAATTGAGGGAGTATCCGAATTATGGCTCTTATGGTGCATTTGGGTTAAATTTGAAGTGCGCTCCATCTCGACCCGCGTAAAAAAGGATTTAGATAAATTAGAGGCGATCGAGAGGGATCAAATGAAACCTAACAAAATGTGGCTCCCACTTGGGCAGGgtttcatttgtgttgccttgtgGGTGCGTTTGTGAGCAAGGGAGACGCCGAAGCCTCTTCTCTCCTCTGCTTTTCcggtctcctcctccctctcttatttCGGTGATGAGAGGCGGCGCCGAGGTTTTCTGCAGCTTCGCCGGTTCCTAGACGAGTTCGCGGTGTCAGCGGCCGCCTTTTGCTGCTCCCCCGCCTCTGAAAGTTGAAGGATCGGGCGGCCTCGAGTTCATTTCGGTGTTTCGATCGCGTTTTACCCGATCTGCCAACATCAGCTGGCGGAAACCGTGAGCTCTCTCAGCTGATTTATTTGACTCTTTCGATGTAGTCTCTAAGAATACAAATGAGGTTTTCTTCCATCCGATATAGTCAACTTTCAAGGTTTGGTCGTTGTCTTTCGTTTAGTAAACGCCTGACAATTCCAGTTGCTTTGGTTTTGGTCTGCTTGAGGCAGATCCATTCTCTCAGTCGAAGTCATTCTTGTGGCCGGATTTCGTTGCAGAAATGCTTCGATGGCTGCATTTTGTGAAAAAGATTCGAGCTTTGTGATTCCATTATTTCTGTTCATCTCTCGCCAATCTGTGATTTTGATCATTCTTCTGATCAATCTGTAGTTCTCAGGCCTAATTCATGCCAACCGCAGCATGTGCGGTGGTCCGGAGCGCATAAGACCGTCCCCCTCGTCTTTGTCGTCGCCGACTCCATCCTCACAGGAAGAACAGCACCAACACGCTCCGGGCCTCGGAATGAATCACCTCACCGTCGAGACCGATGACTTCTCTTCAAGCCTTCTTGAGCTCGCTGCTAACGATGACGTGGACGCGTTACGGCAGTCCCTCGATCGCGATCCATCGGCCATCAACGAAGCCGGCCTCTGGTACAGCCGCAGAAAGGGCTCCAACCAGATGGTGCTCGAGCACCGGACTCCCTTGATGGTGGCCGCCACGTACGGCAGCCTCAGTGTCCTCAAGCTCATAGTCTCCCTACCTTCCGTTGACGTCAACCGTGTCTCGGGCCCCGGCAACGCCACCGCGCTCCACTGTGCCGCTTCCGGCGGTTCCTCGGATGCTGTCGATGCTGTGAAGATCCTCCTTGCGGCTGGTGCCGACCCCACTTTGGTCGATGCCAATGGAAACCGCGCGGCTGACGTCATTGCGGTGCCTCCCAGGCTGCCTGATGTGAAGAATGTCATCGGACAACTTCTTGGAAGGTGCAGCGATATCTCGGGTGGTGGCTTCGATCGCCATCATCCTCCCCTTAGTGTGACGACCAGCTCGTCAAACTCCACTTCGCCACCCCGTTCTTTGTCCCCTGACGAGGAGGGTTCTCCATCGGCCCGCTCGACTTCCTCTCCTCCGACAGCGAAGTACCCTGACCTTACAGTGACTGTGTCGGAGAGGAAAGAGTATCCAGTTGACCCGACTCTCCCGGATATCAAGAACAGCATATATGCCACGGATGAGTTCCGCATGTTCTCGTTCAAGATCCGCCCCTGCTCTCGTGCGTATTCCCATGACTGGACGGAGTGCCCCTTTGCCCATCCTGGTGAGAATGCTCGGAGGCGCGACCCGAGGAAGTACCACTATAGCTGCGTCCCGTGCCCTGACTTCCGGAAGGGGTCGTGCCGGAGGGGAGATATGTGCGAGTACGCACATGGGGTCTTTGAGTCCTGGCTTCACCCAGCGCAGTACCGCACTAGGATCTGCAAGGATGGCACCAGCTGTGCTCGCCGGGTCTGTTTCTTTGCGCACACGGATGACGAACTGCGTCCACTTTATATGTCCACTGGCTCTGCTGTTTCTTCTCCCAGAGCATCAACTGCTTCAGTGGAGATGGCAGCTGCGCTGGGGTTCATGCCTGGGTCACCGTCTTCGGTTTCTGCTGGTATGTCTGCCTTCACGCCACCCATGTCCCCTTTGGCCAATGGTATTGGACACTCTTCGTTGGCTTGGCCTCAGCCGAATGTGCCCATGCTGAATCTTCCTGTAAGCAATCTTCAGGCTAGCAGGCTGCGGTCGTCTCTGAGTGCAAGAGAGATGCCAGTGGACGACCAATTAGTAATGTCTGAGTTTGATAAGCAGCAGCTGTTCAATGACTGGTGCCAATCTCGTCTGAGCTCTTCTACTGCAAATCATTCTGTTCGAACCAAAGCTATGAACCCCTCAAACCTTGATGACCTTTTTTCAGCCGAGATCACCTCATCTCCAAGGTATAACTCTGATCAGGGGTGTATTTTTTCTCCATCTCACAAGACTGCTATACTAAATCATTTCCAGCAGCAGCAGAACTTGCTCTCACCCATTAATACAGGTGTGCCTATGGTGAAGGCCACTGATGCTCAGCAGCTACCTGTTCATTCATCTCTCTTACAGGCCTCCCTTAATATCTCATCTCCTGGTTTCATGTCTCCACGAAGCATGGAGCCTGTTTCTCCATTGAGTTCTCGCCTGGCTGTTCTTTCacagagggagaggcagcagcagacaCTTCGGAGCCTGAGCTCCCGTGATTTTggtcccatatcatctcctattctagATTCTCCCACTAACTTGTCATGGTCCAAGTGGGCATCTCCATCTGGTATACCTGATTGGGGAGTGAATGGTGAAGAGCTGGGACTTCTCAGACGATCATCTTCCTTCGAGTTACGAGGAACTGGGGATGAGCCTGATCTCTCATGGGTCCATTCACTAGTGAGGGATACACCGCCTGAGAAAATGGTTTCTGCTGCAGTGGCTCCTGCAGGGCATTCTGAGTTGCCTGCCATTGGTGTCGAAAGTTCAAATTCAAAAGGTGAGATGGATGGGCATGATCAAGCTGTGGTACTTGGTGCATGGCTTGATAACATGCAGCTTGATCAGATCATAACTTAGGTAAAAAGCCAAAATTTCACCAAAATCTTAGATGGGAGGTATCAAGTAGTAATTAGTAACAGTTCTTAAACAATGTTTTCTTTTGGTTAATTGGAAggtgaagggaaagaagcagaaaGGAGCGAGATTCATTTCTTCAACAAACATATTTATTATTACTTCAATGAGTTCAGCCAATTCAAGGATGTATGGGGGTGTGCTTCTGGATTATACGAAGGCCTATCCCAGGTGAACTGCTCTCCAATAGTTTGaacattttgcttttttttttttcttttgttcgtAATCCCGTAATCTCAAAACATCAGTTTATGCTTGATGACAATGAAACTTGTCTAGTTTTCTTTTTAGTCTTTACCCTCAGCGTTCACATTTGGTTAATTATAATGCTTGATGTAATGATACTGGGCAATGGAGTGAAAAGGGTTCTCTTTGGAGTCCATTTTGGGTATTTTCTGGCTTTCTTTTATTAGAAGAACAAAGATTATCTAAAAGCAGCCAGTGAAGTGCCCCATTTGATTTTTTAATTATCGCAGATGTTCTAGAGAATCAATAGTAGGAAAGTTGGTGCATAAGTTCCCTGCTTGATGTAACATTTGTTTAAACTATTCCTATTATATCAGTtcctttatttctttttatattcgGTTGTGGTTTCATGTGAATAGTTGCTTAGTTGTCTTCATCATATGCTTGGTTGTTTGTTCATGAGATACTGCTTTATGTGGTGTTTTTTCTTTTGATCCTACAAATCCttgaattattttattataaaacatatctGAAGGCGGTGGTGGGGCAATTTACAGGGAATCCAGGAATAACATGGCCATGGAGCATACTATGTTATGGACTTGTGGAATTGCCATCTCTTACCTTTTTGGGTTTGTGGGCATCTCTTCTTTCCTATCATGTTTGCTGGGTCCTAGTGGAAGCTCGTGGTGGTGATTGTGGTTGGGTTAGGACACCTATCTATTCTACCATGATCTGGATCAGTAGCTTTTTGGATTTGTTGTGTGCAATCCATCAAAAGGAAGTACTATAATGAGCATTGATTCAATTCTTGGCTTTTGATTCCATAAGTTCTCTGAGATTTTAGGTCAATATTTTTGTAAATTGAATATTACCATGTTCACCAGCAAATTTAAGTCACTTCTAAGGTTGAGGGTTTCTGATTCTTGTCTTCTTCTCTACAGTAGTCTATGCTGGACAACTGGAAAATTTTAATTGAGATATAATTGTAGAATATGGATTATGTGTTGGATTATCTGTGTCTATAGTTCAGCACTCAtaggtgtgtgtgtatatatatatatatatatatatcctgatCAATGCAGCCTTGTTCTTCTGGTGGCAACTGTGGGTTCAGGGCATGTTATTTGTGTTGGATGGAACCTCAAATGTCATGAGATTCAAGAACTATTAAAGGTTTGGAGCTTGCAACAGGTGTGATTCCAAGTACTGAAAGCCAATTGTGAACATATAGTTCCTGTCACTAGTGGCAATCGTGTAGACAAACTATTCCTCTTGCCAGGTTACATCAATGGATGCTATATGCAGTGGGGCATATAAAAGCAATGAATTACTATATAAATTGGTAGAAGTATCATGACAACCCAACAATAGAATCTCATAATCCATGTTGGTCTATCCCTTTAATGTATGATTCAGAAAGTGTCACAATATAGGAGACAATAATTAAGAAAATCGAGTTATTATTTCCTCAGAATATGTTATAATGTAAAATATACAACTCCTGTGTAGGTACAACTCAATGGGTAAACCAGCTACACCTGACATAAGAAAACCAGTAGCTAAAGAGAGAAAAGAACAAAACTACAAGTAGCCCACCAAAAACACTCAAGCAGGGTGCACAATCTTCAGGAAGCCTTCTTTTTTTCTGGCCAAAACAACTGCAGAAAGGTGTCTGCATGAGCCAAAATGAGAGCAAAATTTAATCCGGAGTGATGACAAGAGCAAGGGAAGGGATATGGTTCATGCCAACCTTGTCGATTATCTGGCATTTTGTAGAATAAGGCACTCTCAGGAGAATAAACCTCATGGCACAAGCAATCAGGCCAAAGTTTAGGAAGAAGAAACAAAGTAGTCCCGAATAGTTCTCCTTTTAATAGAGGAAGGAGGGTTGAGGACAGAAGATGGGCTACTCAAAGCAGCTTCTGGGCTTTGCTGCATCTCCTTCTCTTCCCTAAGAAATGATTTATAACTTCTCTTTCCAGACTTGGGCGTACTGAACTCAAGCATTTTGCTTCCATCAGGAGAGGATGGTTCCACTGATGCTCCTGTCAAAGCTTGGAAAGTGTCATCCATGGAAATCGAACATGCTGGAGGATCATCCAAGATTCGTTTCCTGCACTCGGTAACAACAGCAGTTATCCTTTTTCTAATTGCTGTTGGCGATCTTGCACTTATGCGACCACCCTTCTTCATGTTCCAGACACGAACCTGTTAAATGAGATACAGTTGATAGTGAAGATAAAACAATAGAATATGAAGTCTTGCTTCATATCGAGTAAATCTGTGAACTACATAAACCAATATGCTTAATTAGAATCTGTTATCTGATCCTAACTATCGTCCAAAGAGCAACTTCTGAGCTGTAGATTACTAGTGTTGATTCAGGAAAAACCCAAATGTTGTCTAGGTAAATTTACCATGAAGTCATCTGAAGAAGTTGCTAGCTTTCCCACTTCTGATGAGCACCTGAAAAGCATGAAGTTTTATGTTGATATTAAGATCTAGAGAAAATGGATTAACCATCTCTTTCTTATGTTTTCACATACCAATCGACTGCAGTAACTTCTCCGTCATGGCCCTTCAAAATGGCCGGTGCACTTTCAGGTCTCTTCACCTGGTAAATTAACACAAAAATAATGTAATAATATTGGAGGAAAGAAGTCATGCCAAAGTGAAAAGACCATTTGATTTAACAGAAGGGAAAAATTATGTACCTGCCATATGTAGGCATTACCATCACTAGAACCCCCAAGAATATGAGCTCCATCAGGGCTGATTGCAgacttcaatcacacaagaaaaattagaaatcaGTGCTTTGATAGTAATTTAAAGGTTAAATAAATTCTATTTCTCTGCCGAGATATATGTTTTATAAAAAGGATAATTGCTGCAGACTAAAAGGGCATCTTACTTGCCTTCACAAAAAATGACTCGATTTTACTCCCAGAGAAAACCTTTACGGGACCTTTGTCCGGTTGAAGCACCTCATACAAATAGATCCTAATAGACATGAAGCAAGCTAATTAGAAGTGATTTGGGTTACTAAAATTTAATGGAGCAAACTGATATTAACTTCAAATACCTGCTATCCATGCAAGAAGCTACGAGAGAGGCGCcatgtgcatcttgagataggcatgtAATTCCATGTTGAATTGTTTCCTTTAGTCACAGGGAACAAAGATACCAATCAATTTCAGAGACACAAGCAATAAAAAGCTTTATACATGCAACGAAGAACACATATTGAAGTTGTTTTTCCATTTTTTTGTGGGGGGGATGGTAACAGAGAAGGCAATCCTCCATACACAAATAAAAGTTACTTGTCTTTACATAAAGCCTCCTGAACAAGCTATATGGATGATGTTGCCGACTTTCTATATAGCGACATCATCTTTAAATCTTCCTCctttcatctatttctcattttatttttcaGATGGAAAATCTAGATTCACCTTTCTGACAAATGGCTCGACATGAGGGCAAGCTTGAGTAACAGATGATTTTAGGTTGCGTGTATCCCAGAACTTCACCACACTGGAACAAAAGAGAACAATCAGGGGAAAGGAAAGAGAGTGAGGCGTACTAAGTAAATGGAATGAACCATGTGAAAAATCCTATTTTGGTTTCACTTGTCTATAATCAAAAGCATCAGTCTTCAGTGACACTGACAATAGTATCTGAAAGTTGTCAAAGATCTTTTTTGAACCTGTCAACTGCTCCAGCAGTGGCAATGGAGATCTCATCCTTGAGATAGAGAACTGATGTGATGCTCATAGAAGCAGGCTGTGAACATGAAACAGAAATCAAGAAACCAGGATAAGAGAAAAGATCAACCAAATGAGTCACTAAAAGATAATGGACAGGAACAAACTTTTCCTTGCCGCCTCCTTTTTCTTGGGGCAGAGGCGTGCGCTTCTTTGACAAAAGCAGTAGACCTAAACATTTTTACCCCAGAGATATCATTGACCATATAGGATCTAGAGCATAAATGATGTGTACAAAAGGATGCAACTAGATTATATGAATTTCATACAACAAGCATGCTTCCCCAAAGCGATTTGTGGAACTAGAGTTGCATCTCAGATCCCAAAGAGCAAAAGATCCATCTCTTGAACCAGAGACAACAATATCTGACAAGAAAGGAATGGAATTTTGACTGTCAAGGCTCAAAGTTCTTTATGAATGACTATAGACAAAAAATCCAAACTGTAATCAAGTAGAACAAAAAAGAGGCTAATATCTGACAAGAAAGGAATGACATTTTGACTGTCAAGGCTCAAAATTCTTAATGAATGACTatagacaaaaaaaaatccaaactgTAATCAAGTAGAAAAAATCTACCAGGATTTGATGAATGAGGGCAAACTGTTTTAACACTTCCTGTGTGCCCTGCCAGGATCCCAATGCATTTCCTCTTTTCAGCATTCCATATCTTGACCTAGTGCAACAACATCAAATTTTCACCAGAATTCAAGGATGGATTCAGTAGGTGCTGCTTAAAGACTCTAATCTTATAATAACTACAAGGACAATAATGCAAGAGGATATGCTTCTTCGCTTACATATTGATCGCCAGAAGCTGTTAGAATCTGATCGTCATCCTGCAGAACATAAACGAAAAAAATTATGTAAATCACTTGGGCTATCTCTGGTCCATTTGTTCCAAGAGGAATGCAATTTTTCAGAGTTCTTAAGAGACCAATTTTGTGAAACTACTTGAGCCAACTTTAATTGATATATTCATTCCAAAATGAACAAAAGCTTTCGATTGTCTTGAGAATGTACCTTTATCCAGCATATGTCAAATATTGCATTGCTGTGAGCAACCCACTCACAAACCCTAGATTCAGCTGCAACAACGAATAGCAAACGGATTACCGCAtctaaaagaggcaaacttgatcAAAACCCTAGATCCCGAGTTTGCACCGATTTCTTTCGGTCCTCTGACTAAAAAAGTGCTCTCTTTTCCAATGTAGAAAAGATTTAGGAAAATGGAATTACACAAACCCGTCCTCTCCCGGCATGAAGCATAGGAAGGAAGGCTGCGACGTGTGTCGAAGAAGCTGACATACCCATCCTCATCCGACACCGCAAGAATGTGAGAATTCCTACTCGTCTGTCTTCATCGGAAGAGAAATTTTTGAAGGGATATAAGCC
Above is a genomic segment from Musa acuminata AAA Group cultivar baxijiao chromosome BXJ3-4, Cavendish_Baxijiao_AAA, whole genome shotgun sequence containing:
- the LOC103980809 gene encoding uncharacterized protein LOC103980809 isoform X1, producing the protein MLMSLGGTIIPISLSLSLTRAMENRCLPSSFFGDLRSRELNGFRVRKRPYLGDLSSEPGSFGTGVLSVEHSGATTPPTAVSFCKTSRNSHILAVSDEDGYVSFFDTRRSLPSYASCRERTGLSESRVCEWVAHSNAIFDICWIKDDDQILTASGDQYVKIWNAEKRKCIGILAGHTGSVKTVCPHSSNPDIVVSGSRDGSFALWDLRCNSSSTNRFGEACLLSTAFVKEAHASAPRKRRRQGKPASMSITSVLYLKDEISIATAGAVDSVVKFWDTRNLKSSVTQACPHVEPFVRKETIQHGITCLSQDAHGASLVASCMDSRIYLYEVLQPDKGPVKVFSGSKIESFFVKSAISPDGAHILGGSSDGNAYIWQVKRPESAPAILKGHDGEVTAVDWCSSEVGKLATSSDDFMVRVWNMKKGGRISARSPTAIRKRITAVVTECRKRILDDPPACSISMDDTFQALTGASVEPSSPDGSKMLEFSTPKSGKRSYKSFLREEKEMQQSPEAALSSPSSVLNPPSSIKRRTIRDYFVSSS
- the LOC103980809 gene encoding uncharacterized protein LOC103980809 isoform X2, which gives rise to MLMSLGGTIIPISLSLSLTRAMENRCLPSSFFGDLRSRELNGFRVRKRPYLGDLSSEPGSFGTGVLSVEHSGATTPPTAVSFCKTSRNSHILAVSDEDGYVSFFDTRRSLPSYASCRERTAESRVCEWVAHSNAIFDICWIKDDDQILTASGDQYVKIWNAEKRKCIGILAGHTGSVKTVCPHSSNPDIVVSGSRDGSFALWDLRCNSSSTNRFGEACLLSTAFVKEAHASAPRKRRRQGKPASMSITSVLYLKDEISIATAGAVDSVVKFWDTRNLKSSVTQACPHVEPFVRKETIQHGITCLSQDAHGASLVASCMDSRIYLYEVLQPDKGPVKVFSGSKIESFFVKSAISPDGAHILGGSSDGNAYIWQVKRPESAPAILKGHDGEVTAVDWCSSEVGKLATSSDDFMVRVWNMKKGGRISARSPTAIRKRITAVVTECRKRILDDPPACSISMDDTFQALTGASVEPSSPDGSKMLEFSTPKSGKRSYKSFLREEKEMQQSPEAALSSPSSVLNPPSSIKRRTIRDYFVSSS